Within the Corallococcus exiguus genome, the region GGAGAGACGCGACGTGGAAGGAACGGTGTTGGACCCGGCCGGTGGGGCGCCCGGCGCGGCGTCCGCGAGCGTGATGCACCGGGTGCGGGGCGTGTGGCGCCGGCGGTGGGTGATGCTCGGGGTGGCGTTGGGCGTCACCGCGCTCACCGCGGCGTGGACGCTGCGGCAGCCGCGCATCTACGCGTCCAGCACCTCGCTCATCATCGACGTCACCGCGCCGCGCATCCTCGACGGCGAGGTGAAGGAGGTGATGGGGGAGGAGCGCAGCAACTACTGGTTCAACAAGGAGTACTACGCCACGCAGAGCGAGATCATCACCTCGCGCGCGGTGGCCAGCCGTGTGGTGGACCGGCTGGGGCTGTCGAAGGACGCGTCCTTCCTGGGGCTGCCGGCGAACCAGGATCCGGCGGAGCGCGCGAAGGCGCTGGAGGACGCGGACCCGGTGGGGTTGTTGCGCTCGCGCATCCAGGTGGTGCCCGGCAAGGACTCGCGGGTGATGAACATTGGCGTGGAGGACGTGGATCCCGCGCGCGCGGCGCTGCTCTCCAACGAGGTGGCCGCCGCGTACATGGCGGAGAACCTGGCGCTGAAGCTGCGCACCACGGAGGAGGCGCGCACGTGGCTGGAGGGGCGCCTGGACGAGCTGGGCCGTCAGTCCAAGGCCGGCGAGATGGCCGTCTACGACCTGAAGAAGGACGCGGACATGCTGTCCACGTCGCTGGAGTCGCGGCTGTCCATCGTCAGCGAGCGGATCAACTCCTACAACCTGAAGCTCACCGAGGTGCGCACGCGCATCGCGGCGCAGCAGGCGCGCGTGGACGCCATCCACCGGCTGCGCAGGGACGCGGGCAACGACGAGACGTGGGCGGAGGCGGTGCCCGGCGCGAAGGACGGTCCCATCCAGGACCTCAAATCGCGCTACGGCGAACAGAAGGCCGCGTGCGCGGAGCTGACCGAGCGCTACCTGCCGGAGCACCCGAAGCTGCTGGAGTGCAACCGCAAGCTGGACGTCGTGCGCGCGGACCTGCTCAAGAGCCTGAGCAACGTGGTGCGCTCGGCGGAGACGCAGCTGGCGGAGGCGCAGGGCGAGGAGAAGAACCTCAACAAGCTCCTGGACGAGACGAAGGCCGAGGCCTTCCAGGTGAACAAGAAGGCCATCGAGTACGGACGGCTGCAGCGCGAGTCGGACAACAACCAGCGGCTCTATGAGCTGGTGCTCAAGCGGCTGAAGGACATCGAGCTGTCGGGCTTGCTGCGCACGAGCAACGTGCGCGTGCTGGACCCCGCGCAGCCGGCGATGGTGCCGGTGCGGCCGCACACGCGGCGCAACCTGATGGTCGGCTGGGTGATGGGGCTGCTCCTGGGGCTGGGCGTGGCGCTGTTCCTGGAGATGTTGGAGAACAGCGTCGCGTCGCAGGCGGACGTGGAGGACGTGCTGGGCCTGGCGTTCCTGGGCGTGGTGCCGCGCATGGAGGCCACGAAGGCGCCGGGCGACCGCGACCTGTACGTGCACCGGGCGCCGCGCTCGGCGGTGGCGGAGTGCTGCCGCGCGGTGCGCACCAATCTGCTGTTCATGTCGCCGGATCATCCCTGCAAGACGCTGGTGGTGACGTCCAGCGGCCCGCAGGAGGGCAAGTCCACCACGTGCATCAACCTGGGCGTGGCCATGGCCCAGAGCGGCAACCGCGTGCTGCTGTTGGACACGGACATGCGCCGGCCCCGGCTGCACCGCGCGTTCGGCGTGCCCAACGACCTGGGCATCAGCTCGCTGGTGGTGGGCGAGGGTTCGCTGGACAAGGCGGTGAAGAGCACGGAGGTGCCCAACCTCTTCGTGCTGCCGTGTGGCCCGTTGCCGCCGAACCCCGCGGAGCTGCTGCACACGCGTGCCTTCAAGGAACTGCTGCGCACCGCGGGGGAGAAGTTCGACCGCATCATCCTGGACAGCCCGCCGCTCAACGCGGTGGTGGACGCGGCGGTGCTGGCCACGCAGGCGGACGGCGTGGTGATGGTGCTCAAGGCGGGCCGGACGGACCGGAGCGCCGCGAAGCGCGCGCTGCGCTCGTTGGCGGACGTGCAGGCGCGGATGTTCGGCGCCATCCTCAACGACGTGGACCTGCGGCAGCCGCGCTACGGCGACACGTACCTGGGCTACCAGGGCTATGGCCCGACGCAGGACGAGCCCAAGGGAGGGGTGGCGCCGTCGTGAGGGGCGCGGGCCTGCGGGTGCTGCACCTGGGGAAGTTCTACCCTCCGGCCTCCGGCGGCATGGAGGCGCACGTGCGCACGCTGGCGCGCGCGCAGGCGTCGCTGGGCGCGCAGGTGGAGGTGCTGTGCGCGAACCATTCCGTGGACGGCACCGGGACGAGCCACGAGTTCCACGGGCGCAGTCCCACGCGTGAGGAGTGGGACGGTCCGGTGCGCGTGATTCGCCTGGGGCGGCTCGCGTCCGTGGCGCGCATGGACGTGATGCCGTCGCTGCCGTTCGTGCTCAGGCGGGCGCTGGCGCGGGGCGTGGATGTGGTGCACCTGCACGTGCCCAACCCGAGCATGGTGCTGGCGCTGGACGCGGTGCCACGTCTGCCGGCGGTGGTGGTGACGCACCAGAGCGACATCATCCGGCAGAAGGTCGCGGGCGCGCTGTTCCGTCCCTTCGAGTGGATGCTGTACTCGCGCGCGGCGCGGCTCTTGGCCACGAGTGACGCGTACGTGCGCGGCTCGTCGCTGCTGTCGACGTTCAAGTCGAAGGTGCGGGTGCTGCCGCTGGGCATCGAGCTGGAGTCATACCTGCGGCCTCCTTCCGCGGAAGCGCGCGAGGCACAGGCGCGATGGACGGCGGAGGCGGCGGGCGGGCCGCTGTGGCTGATGGTGGGGCGGCTCGTCTACTACAAGGGGTTGTTCACGGCGCTGGAGGCGCTGGTGCACGCGCCGGGGCGGCTGGTCATCGTGGGCGAGGGGCCGCTGGCGGAAGAAGGCCGCGCGCGGGCGAAGGCGTTGGGCATCGAGGACCGGGTGACGTGGGCGGGCTACCTGTCGCCAGAGGCGCTGACGGGCGCGTACCGGGCCGCGACGGCGCTGTGGTTTCCTAGCAACGCGCGCAGCGAGGCGTATGGCCTGTCGCAGGTGGAGGCGCTGGCGAGTGGATTGCCCGTGCTCAACACCGCTGTGCCGGACTCCGGTGTGGCGTGGGTAAGCCTGCATGAGCACACCGGGCTCACGGTGCCCGTCGGTGATGCGCGGGCGCTGGCGGCGGCGGCGCGCAGGTTGGTGGAGGAGCCGGGCCTGCGGGAGCGGCTGTCGCGTGGGGCGCAGGAGCGTGCGCGGGCGGAGTTCGCCCATGACGTGATGGCGTCGCGCAGCCTGGAGCTGTACGCGGAGGCGCTCGGACGGCAGCCGGTGGCGGAGGAGCGGAGCGATGCCTCTGTCCGGCACGTCGCGGGCGGGCGCTGAAGGTCCGCGCATGCACGGAACGCGCGCGTCTCATCGTGACGGTCCCGCGGAGGGCGGAGGTCGCTCCTCGCATGCGTCAGGTGGTGCGCCGCTGCGCGTGCTGCATGTCTCCAGCGGCAACCTCTACGGCGGCGTCGAGACGTTGCTGCGCACGCTGGCGCTCGCGAGCGCGGACCGGGCGGGCGGCGCGGTGCATGCGTTCGCGCTCTGCTTCGAGGGACGCATCGCGGAGGAGCTTCGCGCTGCGGGCGCGCCGCTGACGTTGCTGGGGCCGGCGAAGGTGAGTCGTCCCTGGCGGGTCTGGGAGGCTCGACGCGCGCTGATGTCGCTGCTCCAGCGGGAGGCGTTCGACGCGGTGGTGTGTCACGCGGCGTGGCCTCAAGCCATCTTCGGGCCAGTGGTGCGCACGGCCGGTGTCCCGCTGATCTTCTTCCAGCACGACGCACTGTCGGGCTCGCACTGGGTGGAGCGGTGGGCTCGTGTCACCTCTCCGGACCTGGCGCTGTGCAACAGCCGATACACCGCGAGCACGCTTCCGAGCGTGTATCCGCGCACGCCGTGGCGCGTGCTTCATCCTCCCGTCCGCGACGGTGGCCCGGACCTCGTGGCTTCCGAGCGCACGTCGCTCCGCGGCGAGCTGGGCGCGGACGCGGCGGATGTCGTCATCGTTCATGCCAGCCGCATGCAGGAGTGGAAGGGGCAGCGGCTGCTGCTCGAAGCGCTGGGCCGGTTGCGCCAGATGCCTCGCTGGAAGGCGTGGTTCGCTGGTGGTGCGCAGCGCCCGGAGGAGATTGCCTACGAAGCGGGCTTGAAGGCCCAGGCCTTGGCCCTGGGCCTGGGGGACCGTGTGCGGTTCCTGGGACAGCGCTCGGATGTGCCTCGCCTGCTGCGCGCGGCGGAGGTGCACTGTCAGCCCAACACCGGGCCGGAGCCGTTTGGCCTGGCGTTCGTGGAGGCGCTCTATGCCGGGCTTCCCGTGGTCACCACCGCGCTGGGCGGACCGCTGGAGATCGTCGATGGCTCTTGCGGCGTGCTCGTGCAGCCGAAGCCGGAGGTCCTGGCCCAGGCGCTGCGCGGACTCATCGAAGCTGAAGCGGCTCGACGGAAGCTGGGCAGTGGTGGCCCCGCTCGCGCGAAGGCGCTGAGCGCACCGGATGCCTTCCTGACGGCGCTGGAGGATGCAGTGCGCTCCGTGGCCCGGAAGGCCGCTGCATGAGTGGCGCGAGTCCTCGTCCCCAGCTCCAGGGGCCCGGTGTGCTGCATCGGCGTTACGTGCGCCGCGCGCCCCAACCCGCGACAACGCAGGCCGTGCCGACTCCTGTGGCGGCGTCTCCGGGGCTGCTCGGTTCGGGTCACGTGGTGGTGGCGTTCATCGTCCTGCTCTTCATCTGCCAGCTCGCGCTGCTGATGGAGGCGCTGGCTCCGGCGCGCGTGGTGTTCCGCATCCTGTCGTTCGGCACGAGCCTGGCGCTGCTGGTGCTGGTGAAGGGCCCGCGCCTCAAGCACCCGGCGATGCCCTTCCTGCTCGCCTCGGCGGGGCTCACCGCGCTGAACTTCTTCCACCCCGGCACCAACACCCCGCTGGCGGCGGCCGCGCAACTGGGCATCCAGATCTCCGTGTTCGCGCCTCTGTTCTGGGCGAGCCGCCTGCGCATCGACGCGAAGATGTTCGGACGCGTCGTCCTGCTGCTCTTCCTGTTCAACATGGCGAGCGCCTCGTTGGGCGTCCTGCAGGTGACCTTCCCCGGACGCTTCCAGCCCGCCCTGTCCGCCATGGTCGAAAGCCAGGGCGAGGGCTATGTGCGCAGCCTCCAGTTCGAGACCGCGAGCGGCGCGCGCGTGTTCCGTCCCATGGGGCTGACGGATGTCCCGGGCGGAGCCGCCACCGGCGCCTTCTATTCGGTGCTGCTGGGCGGCGCGTTCCTGCTCAGCCGTCAGGGCATGTCCCGGAAGGTGCTGGGCGCGGCGGGTATCGGCATCGGGCTCATCTGCCTCTACCTGGGACAGGTGCGCGTCGCGGCGGTGACGCTGATTGTCTGCATGGCGGCCATGGCGCTGGTGCTCACCGTGAGCGGCCGGTGGGTGCGGCTCGTGGCATTGGCCGCGGTCGTGGGTGGCTTCGCGGTGGTGGCCTTCGGCTGGGCCGTCGCGGTCGGTGGCGACGCGGTGCTCTCGCGCTGGAGCACGCTCACGGCCTCCGACCCCTCGCAGGTGTATCAATCCAACCGCGGCCGCTTCCTCGACGAGACCTTCGACCAGGTGCTCCCGGAGTTCCCCCTGGGCGCGGGCCTGGGCCGCTACGGCATGGCCAACGCCTACTTCGGCGACAACCTCGACCGCGAGAGTCCTCCGCTGTGGGCCGAAATCCAGTGGACGGCGTGGGCGTACGACGGAGGATGGCTGGGGCTCGTCTGCTATCCGCTCGCGTTGCTGGTGACGCTGGGGTGGGGCTTCCAGGTGGCGCGGCGCCGCGATGACTCGGCGGGCGAGTTCTGGCTCTGGGGCAGCCTGCTCTTCGCGTATGACCTGGGCGCGCTCGCGCAGACCTTCAGCTACCAGTTCTTCATGAGCCAGATGGGCATGGAGTTCTGGCTGCTCAACGCGGCCTTCTTCAGTGCGTACTGGAACCGGAATGCGGCCCTACACCCTCATCGCCGGTGACTTCGTCTCCACCGGTGGCATGGACCGCGCGAACCTCGCGCTGGCGGACTGGCTCGCGCGCCAGGGTGGCCCCGTGCGGCTGGTGGCGCACCGGGTGGAGGATTCGCTCCTGCGCTACCCCAACGTGCACTTCGTCCGCGTGCCCAAGCCCGCGAACGCGTACCTGCTGGGCGAGCCGTTGCTCGACGCCGTAGGGCGCTTCTGGGCGGCGCGCACGCTGGCCCAGGGGGGCCAGGTGGTGGCCAACGGCGGCAACTGCGAGGTGCCCGCCGCCAACTGGGTCCACTACGTCCACGCCGCGCACGCCCCCGAGCCCGTCGGCAGTCCGCTGCGCACGCTGAAGGGTCACGTGAGCCACCGGATGCACCTGCGCAGCGAGCAACGCGCGTTGCGCCGGGCGCGGATCATCCTGGCGAACTCGGAGCGCACGCGGCAGGACCTGCTGGCCGCCACGGGCGTGGAGGCATCCCGCGTCCATGTCGTGTACCTGGGCGGTGATCCGACGCGCTTCCCGTCCACGACGCCTGTGCTTCGTCGTGAGGCGCGGACGTCGCTGGGCTGGTCTCAAGAACGGCGGGTGGCGCTGTTCGTGGGCGCACTGGGGGACCGGCGCAAGGGCTTCGACACGCTCTTCCATGCGTGGGCGCGGCTGTGCGCGAGACGCGAGTGGGACATGGACCTGTGCGTCGTGGGGACGGGGGCGCAGCGGGAATCATGGGAGCGCGCGGCGCGTGAGCAGGGCCTGGGCGAGCGGATCCGCTTCCTGGGCTTCCGCGACGACGTGCCCCGCCTGATGGCGGCCGCGGACCTGCTGGTGTCCCCCACGCGCTACGAGTCCTATGGCCTGGGCGTGCACGAAGCGCTGTGCGTGGGCATCCCCGCGCTGGTGAGCCGCTCGGCGGGCGTGGCGGAGCGCTTCCCGTCGTCGCTCCAGGGGTTGCTGTTGGATGACCCCGAGGACTCTGGCGAACTGGTGCGGCGCCTGGAGGAATGGCGGGCCCGGGGCGGG harbors:
- a CDS encoding glycosyltransferase family 4 protein translates to MDRANLALADWLARQGGPVRLVAHRVEDSLLRYPNVHFVRVPKPANAYLLGEPLLDAVGRFWAARTLAQGGQVVANGGNCEVPAANWVHYVHAAHAPEPVGSPLRTLKGHVSHRMHLRSEQRALRRARIILANSERTRQDLLAATGVEASRVHVVYLGGDPTRFPSTTPVLRREARTSLGWSQERRVALFVGALGDRRKGFDTLFHAWARLCARREWDMDLCVVGTGAQRESWERAAREQGLGERIRFLGFRDDVPRLMAAADLLVSPTRYESYGLGVHEALCVGIPALVSRSAGVAERFPSSLQGLLLDDPEDSGELVRRLEEWRARGGDWMPAVAALSSELRAWTWDAMAAAVVARLEA
- a CDS encoding GumC family protein, translated to MEGTVLDPAGGAPGAASASVMHRVRGVWRRRWVMLGVALGVTALTAAWTLRQPRIYASSTSLIIDVTAPRILDGEVKEVMGEERSNYWFNKEYYATQSEIITSRAVASRVVDRLGLSKDASFLGLPANQDPAERAKALEDADPVGLLRSRIQVVPGKDSRVMNIGVEDVDPARAALLSNEVAAAYMAENLALKLRTTEEARTWLEGRLDELGRQSKAGEMAVYDLKKDADMLSTSLESRLSIVSERINSYNLKLTEVRTRIAAQQARVDAIHRLRRDAGNDETWAEAVPGAKDGPIQDLKSRYGEQKAACAELTERYLPEHPKLLECNRKLDVVRADLLKSLSNVVRSAETQLAEAQGEEKNLNKLLDETKAEAFQVNKKAIEYGRLQRESDNNQRLYELVLKRLKDIELSGLLRTSNVRVLDPAQPAMVPVRPHTRRNLMVGWVMGLLLGLGVALFLEMLENSVASQADVEDVLGLAFLGVVPRMEATKAPGDRDLYVHRAPRSAVAECCRAVRTNLLFMSPDHPCKTLVVTSSGPQEGKSTTCINLGVAMAQSGNRVLLLDTDMRRPRLHRAFGVPNDLGISSLVVGEGSLDKAVKSTEVPNLFVLPCGPLPPNPAELLHTRAFKELLRTAGEKFDRIILDSPPLNAVVDAAVLATQADGVVMVLKAGRTDRSAAKRALRSLADVQARMFGAILNDVDLRQPRYGDTYLGYQGYGPTQDEPKGGVAPS
- a CDS encoding glycosyltransferase family 4 protein codes for the protein MHGTRASHRDGPAEGGGRSSHASGGAPLRVLHVSSGNLYGGVETLLRTLALASADRAGGAVHAFALCFEGRIAEELRAAGAPLTLLGPAKVSRPWRVWEARRALMSLLQREAFDAVVCHAAWPQAIFGPVVRTAGVPLIFFQHDALSGSHWVERWARVTSPDLALCNSRYTASTLPSVYPRTPWRVLHPPVRDGGPDLVASERTSLRGELGADAADVVIVHASRMQEWKGQRLLLEALGRLRQMPRWKAWFAGGAQRPEEIAYEAGLKAQALALGLGDRVRFLGQRSDVPRLLRAAEVHCQPNTGPEPFGLAFVEALYAGLPVVTTALGGPLEIVDGSCGVLVQPKPEVLAQALRGLIEAEAARRKLGSGGPARAKALSAPDAFLTALEDAVRSVARKAAA
- a CDS encoding glycosyltransferase, which encodes MRGAGLRVLHLGKFYPPASGGMEAHVRTLARAQASLGAQVEVLCANHSVDGTGTSHEFHGRSPTREEWDGPVRVIRLGRLASVARMDVMPSLPFVLRRALARGVDVVHLHVPNPSMVLALDAVPRLPAVVVTHQSDIIRQKVAGALFRPFEWMLYSRAARLLATSDAYVRGSSLLSTFKSKVRVLPLGIELESYLRPPSAEAREAQARWTAEAAGGPLWLMVGRLVYYKGLFTALEALVHAPGRLVIVGEGPLAEEGRARAKALGIEDRVTWAGYLSPEALTGAYRAATALWFPSNARSEAYGLSQVEALASGLPVLNTAVPDSGVAWVSLHEHTGLTVPVGDARALAAAARRLVEEPGLRERLSRGAQERARAEFAHDVMASRSLELYAEALGRQPVAEERSDASVRHVAGGR
- a CDS encoding O-antigen ligase family protein, producing the protein MSGASPRPQLQGPGVLHRRYVRRAPQPATTQAVPTPVAASPGLLGSGHVVVAFIVLLFICQLALLMEALAPARVVFRILSFGTSLALLVLVKGPRLKHPAMPFLLASAGLTALNFFHPGTNTPLAAAAQLGIQISVFAPLFWASRLRIDAKMFGRVVLLLFLFNMASASLGVLQVTFPGRFQPALSAMVESQGEGYVRSLQFETASGARVFRPMGLTDVPGGAATGAFYSVLLGGAFLLSRQGMSRKVLGAAGIGIGLICLYLGQVRVAAVTLIVCMAAMALVLTVSGRWVRLVALAAVVGGFAVVAFGWAVAVGGDAVLSRWSTLTASDPSQVYQSNRGRFLDETFDQVLPEFPLGAGLGRYGMANAYFGDNLDRESPPLWAEIQWTAWAYDGGWLGLVCYPLALLVTLGWGFQVARRRDDSAGEFWLWGSLLFAYDLGALAQTFSYQFFMSQMGMEFWLLNAAFFSAYWNRNAALHPHRR